In a genomic window of Gossypium arboreum isolate Shixiya-1 chromosome 9, ASM2569848v2, whole genome shotgun sequence:
- the LOC108452318 gene encoding protein SMALL AUXIN UP-REGULATED RNA 12-like, protein MKGKFLKACFTKWRKMGSRVIPCSSGECCYQWAKWTNSMHEGSSIPSDVPKGHLVVYVGENYKRFVIKITLLKHPLFKALLDQAQDEYDFNTDSKLCIPCDESLFLNVVRCASSRPDRKPLCL, encoded by the coding sequence ATGAAAGGGAAGTTTCTAAAGGCATGCTTCACAAAGTGGAGGAAGATGGGGAGTAGGGTCATACCTTGTAGCAGTGGCGAGTGTTGTTATCAGTGGGCAAAGTGGACGAATTCCATGCATGAAGGAAGCTCAATCCCTAGCGATGTGCCAAAGGGTCACCTAGTAGTGTATGTTGGTGAAAACTATAAGAGGTTTGTGATTAAAATCACCTTGCTCAAGCACCCGCTATTCAAGGCATTGCTGGATCAAGCTCAGGATGAATATGATTTCAACACCGACTCCAAACTCTGCATTCCATGTGATGAAAGCCTCTTCCTCAATGTTGTTCGATGTGCCAGCTCTCGGCCAGATCGAAAACCTCTGTGTCTTTAG